One Halovivax ruber XH-70 genomic region harbors:
- the trpG gene encoding anthranilate synthase component II yields the protein MSAAESSESAGDSSESTTDPSEPTDDPSILVVDNYDSFTYNLVEYLSAHAEVTVVTNTASLETIRDADPDGIVCSPGPGHPENDRDVGVSRAVLTELSPSIPTLGVCLGLEAAVYEYGGSVGRAPEPVHGKASPVHHDGEGVFAGLEQAFPAGRYHSLVATTVPSCFAVTATTDHDGESLVMGVRHRSYPLECVQFHPESVLTGVGHALVENFVRSV from the coding sequence ATGAGCGCGGCCGAGTCGTCGGAATCGGCAGGGGACTCGTCAGAATCGACCACGGATCCGTCGGAACCGACCGACGATCCGTCCATCCTCGTCGTCGACAACTACGATTCGTTCACGTACAACCTCGTCGAGTACCTGAGCGCGCACGCCGAGGTGACGGTCGTTACGAACACAGCCTCGCTCGAAACGATCCGCGACGCCGACCCGGACGGAATCGTCTGCAGTCCGGGGCCCGGTCACCCGGAGAACGATCGGGACGTTGGCGTCAGCCGTGCCGTCCTCACCGAATTGAGTCCGTCGATCCCGACCCTCGGCGTCTGTCTGGGGCTCGAGGCTGCCGTCTACGAGTACGGCGGGTCGGTCGGTCGGGCGCCCGAACCTGTCCACGGAAAGGCCTCGCCCGTCCACCACGACGGCGAGGGCGTGTTTGCCGGGCTCGAACAGGCGTTTCCGGCGGGACGGTATCACTCGCTGGTCGCGACCACGGTGCCGTCGTGTTTCGCGGTGACGGCGACGACCGACCACGACGGCGAGTCGCTCGTGATGGGCGTGCGCCACCGATCGTATCCACTCGAATGCGTTCAGTTTCACCCCGAAAGCGTCCTCACCGGTGTCGGTCACGCCCTCGTCGAGAACTTCGTGCGTTCCGTATAG
- a CDS encoding amidohydrolase family protein, translating to MTLPTALENADGPRAIDTHAHQPTSEFLHDAGGQMMQDAADRFGADLETDTYENMIAEYREAGVGRAVLLGWDAETNTGNPPVPNDYVAEVRDEHDDFFIGFGSVDPLKDDCVEEAIRCVEDLDLSGFKFQQIAQGFDPSDPEHDELFATIEDLGVPVVFHGGNSTLGACSAGGRGLKIKYGNPMLIDDVAAEHPDLQILIAHPAFPWEKEQLAICQQKGNVYMDLSGWMPRYIDEQVVHYAKSLLSDKVMFGTDYPMIEPEPWLSQFAELDLSEEIQRKLLWENAEEFFGL from the coding sequence ATGACCCTGCCGACGGCACTCGAGAACGCGGACGGACCGCGGGCGATCGACACGCACGCCCACCAGCCGACGAGCGAGTTCCTCCACGACGCTGGCGGGCAGATGATGCAAGACGCCGCCGATCGGTTCGGCGCCGATCTGGAGACGGACACCTACGAGAACATGATCGCCGAGTACCGCGAGGCGGGCGTCGGTCGCGCGGTTCTGCTCGGCTGGGACGCCGAGACGAACACGGGAAATCCGCCGGTTCCGAACGACTACGTCGCCGAAGTGCGCGACGAACACGACGACTTCTTCATCGGCTTCGGCTCCGTCGATCCGCTGAAGGACGACTGTGTCGAGGAGGCGATTCGCTGCGTCGAGGATCTGGACCTCTCCGGGTTCAAGTTCCAGCAGATCGCGCAGGGATTCGATCCGTCTGACCCGGAACACGACGAGCTCTTCGCCACCATCGAGGACCTCGGCGTGCCTGTCGTCTTCCACGGTGGAAACTCGACACTGGGCGCGTGTTCGGCCGGTGGTCGGGGTCTCAAGATCAAGTACGGCAATCCGATGCTGATCGACGACGTGGCCGCGGAACACCCTGACCTGCAGATCCTCATCGCACACCCGGCGTTCCCGTGGGAGAAAGAACAACTCGCCATCTGCCAGCAGAAGGGCAACGTCTACATGGATCTCTCGGGGTGGATGCCCCGCTACATCGACGAGCAGGTCGTCCACTACGCGAAGAGCCTTCTCTCGGACAAGGTCATGTTCGGCACGGATTACCCGATGATCGAACCCGAGCCGTGGCTCTCACAGTTCGCCGAGCTCGATCTCTCCGAGGAGATCCAGCGGAAACTCCTCTGGGAGAACGCCGAGGAGTTCTTCGGGCTGTAG